In one window of Thunnus thynnus chromosome 23, fThuThy2.1, whole genome shotgun sequence DNA:
- the lta4h gene encoding leukotriene A-4 hydrolase codes for MSSDPCSFSSFTRCVTKHLNLTLHVDFDRHVISGQVALTVEALEDRFSSLTLDTKDLKIVSVSTNGQAARFTMGPKHSFKGTPLEITLPFDLSRGQHVIVEVTYETSPAASALQWLSPEQTAGKKQPYLFSQCQAHHCRSMVPCQDSPSVKHTYYAQVSVPKDLVAVMSAMRDGQEVDPQDSNRIIYRFRQPVPMPSYLIAIVVGALESREIGPRSRVWSEKEFVDKAAFEFSETETMLKTAEDLAGPYVWGQYDILVLPPSFPYGGMENPCLTFATPTLLAGDKSLSNVIAHEISHSWTGNLVTNKTWEHFWLNEGHTVYLERMIGRCLESEQFRQFKAMGGWKDLQDSVNTFGANSPLTNLVPSLQDVDPDEAFSSVPYEKGFALLYHLEELLGGPEVFMGFVKSYIQLFAYSSVTTDEWKNYLFTYFKDKVDVLNKVDWTAWMFTPGMPPVKPQYDTTMADACIALSQRWIKAKDQDLNSFNKSDVKTLSSHQLIEFLSLLLHEDLLPLAHVKRMQEVYDLNSVMNSEIRFRWLRLCVRSKWEDAVAMALKMATEQGRMKFTRPLFREVFNFEKYREEAVRVFLATRGAMHPVTAYLVAKDLKVDAGQTPSL; via the exons ATGTCTTCTGACCCGTGCTCCTTCTCCTCGTTCACCAGGTGCGTCACCAAACACCTGAACCTGACCCTGCACGTGGACTTCGACAGACACGTCATCAGCGGGCAGGTGGCGCTCACCGTGGAGGCTCTGGAGGACCGTTTCTCCTCTCTG ACTTTGGACACCAAAGATCTGAAGATCGTGTCAGTGAGCACGAATGGACAGGCGGCGCGGTTTACGATGGGCCCCAAACACAGCTTCAAGGGGACCCCGCTGGAGATCACGCTGCCCTTTGACCTCTCCAG AGGGCAGCATGTGATCGTGGAGGTGACCTATGAGACGTCTCCGGCTGCGTCGGCGCTGCAGTGGCTCTCACCTGAGCAGACCGCCGGGAAGAAACAGCCCTACCTGTTCAGCCAGTGCCAG GCTCATCACTGCAGGAGTATGGTCCCCTGTCAGGACAGCCCGTCTGTCAAACACACCTACTACGctcag GTGTCTGTTCCTAAAGACCTGGTGGCGGTGATGAGCGCCATGAGAGACGGTCAGGAGGTGGATCCTCAGGACAGTAATCGCATCATCTACCGCTTCAGACAGCCG GTGCCCATGCCTTCCTACCTGATAGCCATCGTGGTGGGAGCTCTGGAGAGCAG GGAGATCGGGCCGAGGTCCAGAGTCTGGTCTGAGAAGGAGTTTGTGGATAAAGCAGCGTTTGAGTTCTCAGAG ACGGAGACCATGCTGAAGACAGCGGAGGACTTGGCAGGTCCATATGTTTGGGGTCAGTACGACATCCTGGTTCTGCCTCCATCTTTCCCGTACGGCGGGATGGAAAACCCCTGTCTGACCTTCGCCACGCCCACCCTgctg GCAGGAGACAAATCTCTGTCCAAC GTGATTGCTCATGAGATCTCTCACAGCTGGACCGGTAACCTGGTGACCAACAAGACCTGGGAGCACTTCTG gTTGAACGAGGGTCACACGGTGTACCTGGAGAGGATGATCGGCAGGTGTTTGGAGAGCGAACAGTTCCGGCAGTTTAAAGCCATGGGGGGCTGGAAGGACCTGCAGGACTCg GTGAACACGTTCGGCGCCAACAGCCCTCTGACTAACCTGGTCCCCAGCCTGCAGGACGTGGACCCCGACGAGGCCTTCTCCTCGGTGCCCTACGAAAAGGGCTTCGCTCTGCTCTACCacctggaggagctgctgggAGGGCCGG AGGTGTTCATGGGGTTCGTCAAGTCCTACATCCAGCTGTTCGCCTACAGCAGCGTCACCACAGACGAGTGGAAGAACTACCTGTTCACCTACTTTAAAGACAAG GTGGACGTCCTGAACAAGGTGGACTGGACCGCCTGGATGTTCACTCCCGGGATGCCTCCGGTCAAACCTCA GTACGACACGACGATGGCCGACGCCTGCATCGCTCTGAGCCAGAGGTGGATCAAG GCCAAAGACCAGGACCTGAACAGCTTCAACAAGTCCGATGTAAAGACGCTGTCCTCCCACCAGCTCATCGAGTTCCTGTCCCTCCTGCTGCACGAG GATCTGCTCCCTCTGGCTCACGTGAAGCGGATGCAGGAGGTTTATGATCTGAACTCCGTCATGAACTCAGAGATCCGCTTCAG GTGGCTGCGGCTGTGTGTGCGGTCTAAGTGGGAGGATGCGGTTGCCATGGCGCTGAAGATGGCGACAGAACAGGGCAGGATGAAGTTCACACGACCGCTCTTCAG AGAGGTCTTTAACTTTGAAAAGTACCGAGAGGAAGCGGTCCGAGTGTTTCTGGCGACCCGAGGCGCGATGCACCCGGTCACCGCTTACCTGGTGGCCAAAGACCTGAAGGTGGACGCCGGCCAGACCCCCAGTCTGTAG